One genomic window of Luteitalea pratensis includes the following:
- a CDS encoding recombinase family protein: MGLRFHASGVADEARSVTRQVEHAREFAARHGWQVDEAHVYVDDGVSGAEFAARPGFVRLMNALRPRAPFDVLVMSEESRLGREAIETAYALKQLVQAGVRVWFYLEAGSARSTRRPTNC, from the coding sequence ATGGGTCTGCGGTTCCATGCCAGCGGCGTTGCAGATGAGGCGCGCTCAGTCACGAGGCAGGTTGAACACGCCAGAGAGTTCGCCGCGCGCCACGGCTGGCAGGTCGACGAGGCGCACGTCTACGTCGATGACGGCGTGAGCGGCGCAGAGTTCGCCGCGCGGCCTGGCTTCGTACGTCTCATGAATGCACTTCGGCCACGCGCGCCGTTCGACGTGCTCGTGATGTCGGAGGAATCGCGTCTCGGCCGTGAGGCGATCGAGACGGCGTACGCCCTGAAGCAGTTGGTACAGGCCGGCGTCCGCGTTTGGTTCTACCTCGAGGCCGGGAGCGCACGCTCGACACGCCGACCGACAAACTGCTGA
- a CDS encoding phage major capsid protein, with the protein MPIQDRLDGIEIVTAQCRSQRLQIGDVQRLWRSGRQCIGVVQQPYELGILELRDRADRMPDAREIVERDLMAELGQKLDEQCFGGNGTPPNMLGLLNDPDVTDTALTAAISFDAIAAAIEWLEADGATASAIFVGPAVWGDLRVAKDGDDRYQLNPDPSGDARRQLFGVPVYVTPFLSDAAIVADMSQIGVGVRDRVTLFYDSSRYAEYDQSLIRLTARFDIAVLNPEGVELLTDITI; encoded by the coding sequence ATGCCGATTCAGGATCGACTCGATGGTATCGAGATCGTAACGGCTCAGTGCAGATCCCAGCGGCTCCAGATTGGCGACGTCCAGCGCCTTTGGCGTTCGGGCCGCCAGTGCATTGGCGTTGTCCAGCAGCCGTACGAGCTCGGCATCCTGGAGCTTCGCGATCGTGCTGATCGGATGCCCGATGCGCGCGAGATCGTCGAGCGCGACCTGATGGCCGAACTCGGGCAGAAGCTCGACGAGCAGTGCTTCGGCGGCAACGGCACGCCGCCCAACATGCTCGGCCTGCTCAACGATCCGGACGTGACCGACACGGCGCTTACCGCGGCGATCTCGTTCGATGCGATCGCTGCAGCCATCGAATGGCTCGAGGCGGACGGCGCGACAGCGTCGGCCATCTTCGTCGGCCCCGCGGTCTGGGGTGACCTCCGCGTGGCGAAGGACGGCGACGATCGGTACCAGCTCAATCCGGATCCGAGCGGAGACGCGCGCCGGCAGTTGTTCGGTGTGCCGGTGTACGTGACGCCCTTCCTCAGCGATGCCGCGATCGTCGCGGACATGAGCCAGATCGGCGTTGGCGTCCGTGACCGCGTGACGCTGTTCTACGACAGCTCGCGTTATGCCGAGTACGACCAGTCGCTGATCCGGCTGACGGCTCGCTTCGATATCGCCGTCCTCAATCCCGAGGGCGTTGAGCTCCTGACGGACATCACGATCTAA
- a CDS encoding cobalamin B12-binding domain-containing protein, with translation MNRHAAILPPRELVFSVVLPLLRDLGDRWERQALRPGQEHLVSAIVRSVLGSLLRTIASPGATPTMVFATPTGERHELGLLCAAVLAASARVGVLYLGADLPADDIVHAATTTGAPIVMVSLTTPGAAARSEVKGLARLPAGLELWVGGPEAHVLLTAAGSRAAGRGARSDRPDAVTVWPLTASATPSREASS, from the coding sequence CTGAATCGGCATGCGGCCATCCTGCCGCCTCGTGAGCTCGTGTTCTCGGTGGTGTTGCCGCTCTTGCGAGACCTGGGCGATCGGTGGGAGAGACAGGCGCTGCGTCCGGGGCAGGAGCATCTCGTGTCGGCCATCGTGCGCAGCGTGCTCGGTAGTCTCCTCCGCACGATCGCGTCCCCTGGCGCGACGCCGACGATGGTCTTCGCCACGCCCACGGGGGAGCGGCACGAACTGGGACTTTTGTGCGCGGCCGTACTGGCCGCGTCGGCCCGGGTTGGCGTCCTGTACCTCGGAGCGGATCTTCCTGCGGATGATATCGTCCACGCCGCGACAACGACGGGCGCACCGATCGTCATGGTGAGCCTGACGACACCCGGGGCCGCGGCCCGCAGCGAGGTCAAAGGGCTGGCGCGGCTCCCGGCCGGCCTCGAACTCTGGGTGGGAGGCCCCGAAGCCCACGTTCTTCTGACCGCCGCCGGATCGCGCGCGGCAGGTCGAGGCGCTCGATCAGATCGTCCCGATGCTGTCACGGTATGGCCGCTGACCGCTTCAGCCACGCCTTCCCGCGAAGCATCGTCATGA
- a CDS encoding pyridoxamine 5'-phosphate oxidase family protein encodes MTTELDTFYEMVEEIGVAMMTTRRPDGHLESRAMANQKRAAGADLWFVTAEGTGKLRSLEADPHINLSYYKDRTREWISVSGQATISRDRRKIRELYAPDWKMWFPDDGDARHGTPEDPRLVLIGVEIHGAVFLEVNKPQPVVLYELMKGWLTGTEPELGTMHTLKP; translated from the coding sequence ATGACGACCGAACTCGACACCTTCTACGAGATGGTTGAAGAAATTGGTGTTGCGATGATGACGACGCGGCGGCCGGACGGGCATCTCGAGTCCCGCGCGATGGCCAATCAGAAGCGTGCGGCAGGAGCCGACCTGTGGTTCGTGACCGCGGAGGGTACCGGCAAGCTTCGCAGCCTCGAGGCCGACCCGCACATCAACCTGTCGTACTACAAGGATCGGACGCGCGAATGGATCTCGGTGTCCGGACAGGCGACGATCTCACGCGACAGGCGGAAGATTCGCGAGCTGTACGCGCCCGACTGGAAGATGTGGTTTCCGGACGACGGAGATGCACGGCACGGTACGCCGGAGGACCCGCGCCTGGTGCTCATCGGGGTCGAGATTCATGGGGCGGTGTTTCTGGAAGTCAACAAGCCGCAGCCGGTGGTCTTGTATGAACTCATGAAGGGCTGGCTGACCGGCACCGAGCCGGAGCTTGGCACGATGCACACACTCAAGCCCTGA
- a CDS encoding ATP-binding SpoIIE family protein phosphatase, producing the protein MDPLQLCIPVSDRSQIGEVRRAISRMAETLALAPSRRGDAAIVATELATNLVRHARDGRMLLQVISHGASGWLELLSVDGGPGMTDVQRCLQDGFSTVGTPGNGLGAVKRQSDEFDVHSTPGKGTVIVSRIATSTAPSNVFTVGAVCLPFPGEEVCGDTWRSVEREQEIAVMVADGLGHGPEAAVAARLAGGAFEDEPFATPEQFYQLAHRSLKGSRGAALARAIIARSGDVQYSGIGNIAASLVSSERSRGLASENGTVGVQIRSHVSAYAHVMPAPGVLLMHSDGITSRWSFDPYPGLLLRHPAVIAGVLSRDFVRGRDDATMLVVSRSRKGEGPV; encoded by the coding sequence ATGGACCCTTTGCAGCTGTGCATTCCTGTGTCGGACCGGAGCCAGATCGGCGAGGTCCGCCGTGCCATCTCGCGGATGGCGGAGACGCTGGCGCTGGCGCCGTCACGACGGGGTGATGCCGCGATCGTCGCGACCGAACTGGCGACCAACCTCGTGCGCCACGCGCGCGACGGCCGGATGTTGCTGCAGGTGATATCGCACGGGGCGTCCGGCTGGCTGGAACTACTGTCGGTGGACGGTGGCCCCGGGATGACCGACGTGCAGCGATGCCTGCAGGACGGATTCTCGACCGTCGGTACGCCGGGCAATGGGTTGGGTGCCGTGAAGCGGCAGTCGGATGAATTCGACGTCCACTCGACGCCAGGGAAGGGCACGGTGATCGTGTCGCGGATCGCCACCAGCACGGCGCCGTCCAACGTGTTCACGGTGGGCGCGGTGTGCCTGCCCTTTCCCGGCGAGGAGGTCTGCGGCGACACCTGGCGCAGCGTCGAGCGCGAGCAGGAGATTGCCGTGATGGTGGCTGACGGCCTCGGCCATGGGCCCGAGGCGGCTGTCGCCGCCCGCCTCGCGGGTGGCGCCTTCGAGGACGAGCCGTTCGCCACGCCGGAGCAGTTCTACCAGCTCGCGCATCGGTCGCTCAAGGGCAGTCGTGGCGCGGCGCTGGCGCGGGCGATCATCGCCCGGTCGGGGGACGTGCAGTACTCCGGCATCGGCAACATCGCAGCGAGCCTGGTCAGCAGCGAGCGCAGCCGCGGTCTTGCCAGCGAGAACGGCACGGTCGGCGTCCAAATCCGCAGCCATGTCTCCGCATACGCGCACGTGATGCCGGCGCCGGGCGTGCTGCTGATGCATTCGGACGGGATTACCAGCCGGTGGTCGTTCGACCCCTACCCGGGCCTGCTCCTGCGGCATCCGGCGGTGATCGCTGGCGTCCTCAGTCGCGACTTCGTACGCGGCCGGGACGACGCGACGATGCTCGTGGTGAGCCGGTCGCGAAAGGGAGAGGGCCCTGTCTGA
- a CDS encoding YihY/virulence factor BrkB family protein, which translates to MTSDPPESQRSTLAALPFLFRQALLAWWNDDVPRLGASLAYYTLFAIAPVLLVAIAIAGAVFGEEAVRGEIVGQLDELLGREGAQAVQALLEGARRDTGDILATVFGGITFALAATGAFLELQTALNTIWRVKPKENANVASFLWDRVRSFALVVAIGFLLLVSLAVSAALAALNTWLNRSLPGMPLTVWSIVNVLLSLVVIGVLFAMLYRFLPDRRLEWRHVIVGALVTTVLFSIGKQVIGLYLGQSTTSSTYGAAGSVVVLLLWVYYSSQVVLLGAEFTRVYTEHYERRRPPPQEFAEKDPHAVKPSSAGTSS; encoded by the coding sequence GTGACTTCCGATCCTCCAGAGAGCCAGCGCAGCACGCTGGCCGCACTCCCTTTCTTGTTCCGCCAAGCGCTCCTCGCGTGGTGGAACGACGACGTCCCGCGCCTCGGCGCGTCGCTGGCCTATTACACGCTGTTTGCCATCGCCCCGGTCCTCCTGGTGGCGATCGCCATCGCGGGTGCCGTGTTCGGCGAGGAAGCCGTGCGCGGCGAGATCGTCGGGCAGCTCGACGAACTGCTCGGACGCGAAGGCGCGCAGGCAGTGCAGGCACTACTCGAGGGCGCACGGCGGGACACCGGTGACATCCTTGCCACCGTGTTCGGCGGGATCACGTTTGCTCTGGCCGCGACCGGGGCGTTTCTCGAGTTGCAGACGGCACTTAACACCATCTGGCGGGTGAAACCCAAAGAGAACGCCAATGTCGCGTCGTTCCTGTGGGACCGCGTGCGCTCATTCGCGCTCGTCGTCGCGATCGGCTTTCTGCTGCTCGTCTCCCTCGCGGTCAGTGCCGCGCTCGCCGCGCTCAACACCTGGCTGAATCGGTCGCTACCGGGTATGCCCCTCACGGTGTGGAGCATCGTCAACGTGCTGCTGTCGCTTGTCGTCATCGGCGTGCTCTTCGCTATGCTCTATCGCTTTCTGCCAGATCGAAGGCTGGAGTGGCGGCACGTCATCGTCGGCGCGCTGGTCACGACCGTGCTGTTCAGCATCGGCAAGCAGGTAATTGGCCTGTATCTCGGCCAGAGCACGACAAGTTCCACCTACGGAGCCGCGGGGTCAGTGGTAGTGCTGCTGCTGTGGGTGTACTACTCGTCGCAAGTGGTGCTGCTTGGCGCCGAGTTCACCCGCGTCTACACTGAGCACTATGAGCGGCGGCGCCCACCGCCGCAGGAGTTCGCGGAGAAGGACCCGCACGCGGTGAAGCCATCGTCGGCCGGCACGTCGTCTTGA
- a CDS encoding excinuclease ABC subunit UvrA: MRPHALVASTVAGGVVRVRGARTNNLCGVDVDIPRDALVVFTGVSGSGKSSLAFGTLYAEAQRRYLESVSPYARRLFHQLGVPDVDEIDGLPPAVALQQQRGAPTTRSSVGSVTTLSNLLRMLYSRAGTYPPGASMRHAEDFSPNTPQGACPACHGLGRIYDATEASMVPDDRLTIRDRAIAAWPPAWHGQNLRDIAVTLGYDVDTPWRDLPRKDRDWLLFTDETPTMPVYAGFTPAETRRALKRKDEPSYMGTFSGARRYLLQTFASTESAVVKRRVSRYLIGADCPACGGRRLRPEALAVTFAGLDIAAISRLPLTTLSETLRPFATSDPATAPSAVDHPEKAIVAQRIAADAVERLEVLLDLGLGYLTLERSTPTLSPGELQRLRLATQVRSNLFGVVYVLDEPSAGLHPADTEALLRALDRLREAGNSLFVIEHELDVIRHADWIVDVGPDAGTGGGRVLYSGPLKGLASVTASRTRRYLEPATVEARTPRRPRGWLRLAGVTRNNLRDLEVAFPLGVMTAVAGVSGSGKSSLVSQALLELVTARLGAHEPATTAGEAADDRLDLERAPERPTAGRIAEGGERFTRLVCVDQKPIGRTPRSNLATYTGLFDHVRKLFAATRQARARRYDAGRFSFNVAAGRCEQCAGEGFVMVELLFLPSVYTPCPTCHGARYNAKTLEVRYRERSIADVLEMTVDEAAVFFADHAALRGSLDVLGRVGVGYLRLGQSATELSGGEAQRIKLATELQRSGRGETLYVLDEPTTGLHPADVERLLAQLAGLVDAGHTVVVVEHDMQVIAASDWVIDIGPGAGAAGGRVVASGVPADVARSRNSRTAPYLARTLAPPAGRP; encoded by the coding sequence ATGCGCCCTCATGCGCTTGTTGCCTCAACCGTTGCGGGCGGCGTCGTCCGCGTCCGCGGGGCACGGACGAACAACCTGTGCGGGGTCGACGTCGACATCCCGCGCGACGCGCTGGTGGTGTTCACTGGCGTGTCTGGGTCGGGGAAGTCCTCGCTTGCTTTCGGCACGCTCTATGCCGAGGCGCAGCGGCGATACCTCGAGTCCGTGTCGCCCTACGCGCGGCGCCTGTTCCACCAGCTCGGCGTCCCGGACGTCGACGAAATCGACGGGCTGCCGCCCGCCGTCGCGCTGCAGCAGCAGCGCGGCGCGCCGACGACGCGCTCGTCGGTCGGCAGCGTCACCACGCTGTCCAATCTGCTGCGCATGCTGTACTCGCGGGCCGGGACTTATCCGCCGGGTGCGTCGATGCGCCACGCCGAGGACTTCTCGCCGAACACGCCGCAGGGGGCGTGCCCGGCCTGCCACGGCCTCGGCCGCATCTACGACGCCACCGAGGCGTCGATGGTGCCCGACGATCGGCTCACGATCCGCGATCGCGCGATCGCCGCGTGGCCGCCCGCCTGGCACGGCCAGAACCTTCGCGACATCGCCGTGACGCTCGGCTACGACGTCGACACGCCGTGGCGGGACCTGCCGCGGAAGGATCGCGATTGGCTGCTCTTCACCGACGAGACGCCGACGATGCCGGTTTACGCCGGTTTCACGCCGGCCGAGACGCGGCGCGCGTTGAAGCGCAAGGACGAGCCCAGCTACATGGGCACGTTCTCCGGCGCTCGTCGGTATCTCCTACAGACGTTCGCAAGCACCGAAAGCGCCGTCGTGAAGCGGCGCGTCTCGCGGTACCTGATCGGCGCCGACTGCCCCGCCTGCGGCGGCCGGCGGCTCCGGCCCGAGGCGCTGGCCGTCACGTTCGCGGGGCTCGACATTGCCGCGATTTCGCGCCTGCCGCTGACGACACTTTCAGAGACGCTGCGTCCCTTTGCGACCAGCGATCCCGCGACGGCCCCTTCGGCAGTCGACCATCCCGAGAAGGCGATCGTCGCCCAGCGGATCGCCGCGGACGCGGTGGAACGCCTCGAGGTGCTGCTCGACCTGGGCCTTGGCTACCTGACGCTGGAGCGCAGCACGCCAACGCTCTCCCCGGGCGAACTGCAGCGACTGCGGCTCGCGACGCAAGTGCGATCCAACCTGTTCGGCGTCGTCTACGTGCTCGACGAGCCGTCGGCGGGGCTGCACCCGGCTGACACCGAGGCGCTGCTTCGCGCGCTCGATCGGCTCCGCGAGGCGGGCAACTCGCTGTTCGTTATCGAGCACGAGCTGGACGTGATCCGCCACGCCGACTGGATCGTCGACGTCGGCCCGGACGCCGGGACCGGCGGCGGTCGCGTGCTCTACAGCGGCCCGTTAAAAGGCCTCGCGTCGGTCACCGCGTCGCGGACGCGCCGCTATCTCGAGCCGGCAACCGTGGAGGCACGGACGCCGCGGAGACCGCGCGGCTGGCTTCGGCTGGCCGGCGTGACGCGGAACAACCTGCGCGATCTGGAGGTCGCCTTCCCGCTCGGCGTGATGACGGCGGTCGCCGGCGTGTCGGGATCCGGCAAGTCGAGCCTCGTGAGCCAGGCGCTGCTGGAGCTGGTGACGGCGCGCCTTGGCGCCCACGAGCCGGCGACGACAGCCGGCGAGGCGGCCGACGATCGGCTCGATCTCGAGCGCGCTCCCGAGCGGCCCACTGCCGGCCGCATCGCTGAGGGCGGCGAGCGGTTCACCCGACTCGTGTGCGTCGACCAGAAGCCCATCGGCCGAACACCACGGTCGAACCTGGCCACCTACACGGGCCTGTTCGATCACGTCCGCAAGCTGTTTGCGGCGACGCGGCAGGCGCGCGCGCGGAGATACGACGCGGGCCGCTTCTCGTTCAACGTCGCGGCGGGCCGCTGCGAGCAGTGCGCGGGCGAGGGCTTCGTGATGGTGGAACTCCTGTTCCTGCCGAGCGTGTACACGCCGTGCCCGACCTGCCACGGCGCCCGTTACAACGCGAAGACGCTCGAGGTCCGTTATCGCGAGCGATCGATCGCCGACGTGCTCGAGATGACGGTCGACGAGGCCGCGGTATTCTTCGCCGATCACGCCGCGCTGCGAGGCTCGCTCGACGTGCTGGGCCGGGTCGGCGTGGGCTACCTACGACTCGGACAGTCGGCCACCGAGCTGTCCGGCGGCGAGGCACAGCGCATCAAGCTCGCCACGGAACTGCAGCGCAGCGGCCGCGGCGAAACGCTCTACGTGCTGGACGAGCCCACGACCGGCCTGCATCCGGCCGATGTCGAGCGTCTGCTGGCGCAACTCGCTGGGCTCGTCGACGCCGGCCACACCGTTGTCGTGGTCGAGCACGACATGCAGGTCATTGCTGCAAGCGACTGGGTGATTGACATCGGGCCTGGCGCCGGCGCGGCGGGCGGGCGCGTCGTCGCTTCCGGCGTGCCCGCCGACGTGGCCCGCTCGCGCAACAGCCGGACCGCACCTTACCTGGCGCGGACGCTGGCGCCGCCCGCGGGCCGCCCGTGA